A genomic stretch from Trichlorobacter lovleyi includes:
- a CDS encoding HD domain-containing protein, whose translation MDSFRKVLERFVNKDKKDEATSGAALPHGFSAAINRKKNEYAVALPQLVPGLPVFSDKPTSEEIAIARGVIAKAVEDGELTPEARRALIQFCLIAGLNTYELLPVKEIKGQPAWAQILSFEDALSWLDNNQTDVIKAVRTHTEHIRLFTLSDADILNDARIVAEDAFKQFKADCKETVMTIPRFDYLFLKMWAEYVWHVYLQNFENSYKGGQLRVVSGGFIEPGIKLFWDTYVSNKPALREYRQSIRRILKELDLHTSCSSVAPFTEKKAGVSSEVYSALATVPLWKHSLGVAEMAMLHAKQFKVAMGDAVVAALAHDIGKLPYKDDFLEEGENPLSIGHAKMSGIRFGKIGVWFKSYRKVWEGIDEHHNVNPVTPIGKLLAFCNTAARQNELAEINRSFLANTNPNIKLRCAEIKAGGTFEQFAKSLYCPISTEDIEQIKQAVKEFRATWQPDGKKPSLAQTYQMVAKTLGFKTWEAMVAVAGRNGSA comes from the coding sequence ATGGACAGCTTCAGAAAAGTTTTAGAGCGTTTTGTAAACAAAGACAAAAAAGATGAAGCCACCAGTGGCGCTGCGCTGCCACATGGGTTTTCTGCTGCCATCAACAGAAAGAAAAATGAGTATGCTGTAGCTCTACCTCAACTTGTGCCAGGGCTACCGGTTTTTTCTGACAAGCCTACATCAGAAGAAATTGCAATAGCTCGGGGTGTAATTGCTAAGGCTGTGGAGGATGGTGAGTTGACGCCAGAGGCCAGGAGGGCGTTAATCCAATTTTGCTTAATAGCCGGTTTAAACACTTATGAGTTACTACCAGTCAAAGAAATCAAAGGACAGCCCGCATGGGCACAGATTTTAAGCTTTGAAGACGCATTGTCGTGGCTTGATAATAATCAGACTGATGTCATCAAAGCGGTTCGTACGCATACAGAGCATATCAGGCTGTTTACTCTTAGTGATGCCGACATATTAAATGACGCTCGCATTGTGGCAGAAGATGCTTTTAAGCAATTCAAGGCTGACTGCAAAGAAACGGTGATGACCATTCCCCGCTTTGACTATCTCTTTTTAAAAATGTGGGCAGAGTATGTTTGGCACGTTTATTTGCAAAACTTTGAAAATTCATACAAAGGCGGTCAACTCAGGGTTGTAAGTGGGGGATTTATTGAACCTGGCATCAAGCTTTTTTGGGATACCTATGTCAGCAACAAGCCAGCATTGCGTGAATACAGGCAGTCTATTCGTCGTATTTTGAAAGAGTTAGATCTTCACACCTCTTGTTCTTCGGTCGCCCCCTTCACGGAGAAGAAGGCAGGTGTCTCCTCAGAAGTATATAGTGCGCTTGCTACAGTGCCCCTCTGGAAACACTCTCTTGGGGTGGCAGAAATGGCCATGCTGCATGCCAAGCAATTCAAAGTGGCGATGGGGGACGCGGTTGTCGCAGCATTGGCCCATGATATTGGAAAGCTCCCGTACAAAGATGATTTTTTGGAAGAGGGCGAGAATCCGCTTTCGATTGGCCATGCAAAAATGAGTGGTATAAGATTTGGCAAGATAGGCGTCTGGTTCAAGAGTTACAGAAAAGTATGGGAAGGGATTGATGAGCACCACAATGTTAATCCAGTTACGCCAATAGGTAAGTTGCTGGCTTTTTGTAATACCGCCGCCCGCCAAAACGAGTTGGCAGAAATCAACAGATCTTTTCTGGCAAACACCAACCCAAATATCAAGCTTCGTTGTGCCGAGATTAAAGCGGGGGGCACCTTTGAGCAATTCGCTAAATCTCTTTATTGTCCGATATCTACTGAGGACATCGAGCAGATCAAGCAAGCCGTAAAGGAATTCAGGGCGACCTGGCAACCTGATGGCAAAAAGCCCTCCCTCGCCCAGACCTACCAGATGGTGGCCAAGACACTTGGGTTCAAGACTTGGGAGGCTATGGTGGCGGTTGCAGGACGAAACGGGTCTGCTTAG
- a CDS encoding DUF4942 domain-containing protein: protein MHDGSLIQRDTVAQLVGNYIDAVKDITRAYDLLHAAKNRLNTSYGLGQRIYSFDVLPHGYGRGESLRDDSLATVLKQIKLDAWRVLVERLELRKLLSIGRRSELDKQLADGKDLPEITIENVWGLFESAAANIDTYMEEAVAEVFEMLRPHRSKLKTNTEFEVGKRVVLERYVEPTYNKKGFRVRYSYDAQLTALDNVFLRLDGKGVISTYHGPCRDAIESAGADGRCETEYFRLKCCLNSNLHVEFKRLDLVEQLNRIAGGARLKTKA from the coding sequence GTGCATGATGGTTCGCTGATACAGCGCGACACGGTCGCCCAACTGGTTGGGAACTACATTGATGCCGTTAAGGACATTACGCGGGCGTACGATCTGCTGCATGCCGCCAAGAACCGTCTGAACACCTCGTATGGACTTGGCCAGCGGATCTATTCGTTTGATGTCTTGCCTCACGGATATGGAAGAGGGGAGTCGCTGCGTGATGACTCTTTGGCCACGGTGCTCAAACAGATCAAGCTCGACGCCTGGCGTGTGCTTGTCGAAAGACTTGAGCTGCGCAAGTTGTTGTCGATCGGACGCAGGAGCGAGCTGGACAAGCAGTTGGCGGATGGTAAAGACCTCCCAGAGATCACTATTGAGAACGTGTGGGGTCTGTTTGAATCGGCTGCTGCAAATATTGATACCTACATGGAGGAAGCTGTTGCCGAGGTATTTGAGATGCTGCGTCCGCATCGCTCAAAGCTGAAGACCAACACTGAGTTCGAGGTCGGCAAGCGAGTGGTTTTAGAACGTTATGTTGAGCCGACGTACAACAAAAAGGGGTTTCGGGTTAGGTATAGCTATGATGCTCAGCTGACCGCGCTGGATAATGTCTTTTTGCGGTTGGACGGTAAAGGGGTGATTAGCACCTATCATGGACCTTGCCGTGATGCTATCGAGTCCGCCGGTGCGGATGGCCGGTGCGAAACGGAATATTTCAGGCTGAAGTGCTGTCTCAACTCGAATCTTCACGTTGAATTCAAGCGACTCGATCTAGTCGAACAGTTGAACAGGATTGCCGGCGGTGCTCGGCTGAAGACGAAAGCATAG
- a CDS encoding HNH endonuclease, which produces MRKHVVLYEDPSVKSTASLVLLNRLLRRQELQDYLDFRAEVLCEARALEGDLVCFYCGTPGLKEDVGEFPTKAQLRELATIDHVYPVSKGGGKFDKGNVVVACYSCNQEKADKV; this is translated from the coding sequence ATGAGGAAGCACGTTGTTTTATACGAAGATCCTTCGGTGAAGTCTACGGCTTCTCTGGTTCTCTTGAATCGTCTACTCAGAAGGCAGGAACTGCAGGATTACCTGGATTTTCGGGCAGAGGTTCTGTGCGAGGCACGCGCACTGGAGGGGGATCTCGTTTGCTTCTACTGTGGCACGCCTGGCCTTAAGGAAGACGTTGGCGAGTTTCCCACAAAGGCCCAGCTCAGGGAATTGGCTACGATAGACCATGTCTATCCTGTGTCGAAGGGTGGAGGGAAATTCGACAAGGGCAATGTAGTTGTGGCTTGCTATTCCTGCAATCAGGAAAAAGCCGACAAGGTTTGA
- a CDS encoding ribonuclease HII, translating into MPDLNLENELYNTGYQLVAAADEVGRGCLFGEVCVAAVIMPPGLIIPGVADSKKLSVKKRDQLAVEIIGQAMGIGYGIVSAGEIDRTDILRATFEAFRRAIAALDPQPDYALIDGNQKIPKLMIPQMTVIGGDNRSHSIAAASILAKVKRDAMMEEYECTYPGYGLASNKGYGTRDHLEAIRRLGPTPIHRMTFTGVKEIDESKQASFEF; encoded by the coding sequence ATGCCGGATCTGAACCTCGAAAACGAGTTATACAACACTGGCTACCAGTTGGTGGCTGCGGCCGATGAGGTCGGCCGTGGGTGCCTTTTTGGTGAAGTCTGTGTTGCGGCAGTGATTATGCCACCTGGCCTGATCATCCCGGGTGTTGCCGATTCAAAGAAGCTTTCAGTAAAAAAGCGTGACCAACTGGCGGTCGAAATAATCGGGCAGGCGATGGGCATTGGTTATGGAATTGTGAGCGCGGGCGAAATAGACCGCACTGATATCCTGCGGGCAACATTCGAGGCATTCAGGCGCGCAATCGCAGCACTGGATCCTCAACCTGATTACGCTCTGATTGATGGTAATCAGAAGATCCCGAAGCTCATGATCCCCCAAATGACTGTTATTGGTGGCGACAACAGGAGCCATTCTATTGCTGCCGCCTCGATCCTGGCTAAGGTGAAACGGGACGCAATGATGGAAGAATACGAATGCACGTATCCTGGCTATGGGCTTGCGAGTAATAAGGGGTATGGCACCAGGGATCATCTTGAGGCGATCAGGCGTCTGGGCCCGACTCCAATTCATCGAATGACATTTACCGGGGTAAAAGAAATTGATGAATCAAAACAAGCCAGTTTTGAGTTTTAG
- a CDS encoding lasso peptide biosynthesis protein, producing the protein MGQAKKKAAARQEQSELIKSFDFSRVATAVRRLATAASSHVGSDCFIHADLAREILTRQGIKADLVVGFAAWRLSDDDDSVVVHAPLSGMKEQDGVPYHVWLEVGGMIFDVTSYQLRQKARALDALDGGHTEVDWCPDFLLEKKQDSKSLRETAKGRVGDFYYERNVVLEKKIMETSQAADPGDIETVLLLFNNPGVIVFGPNDMID; encoded by the coding sequence ATGGGACAGGCAAAGAAAAAGGCGGCGGCACGCCAGGAACAGTCCGAACTGATTAAGTCCTTTGACTTTAGTCGAGTGGCTACTGCTGTGCGGCGTTTGGCGACAGCCGCAAGCTCACACGTTGGCAGCGATTGTTTTATCCACGCCGATCTGGCTCGTGAAATACTGACAAGGCAGGGGATAAAAGCCGATCTTGTCGTCGGATTTGCAGCCTGGCGCTTAAGCGATGACGATGATTCGGTTGTAGTCCATGCACCCTTGTCTGGCATGAAGGAGCAGGATGGGGTGCCTTACCATGTTTGGCTTGAGGTCGGCGGGATGATTTTTGATGTAACCAGTTATCAGTTGAGACAAAAAGCAAGGGCTCTTGATGCACTTGACGGCGGGCATACGGAAGTAGACTGGTGTCCAGACTTTCTGTTGGAGAAGAAACAGGATTCAAAATCACTACGCGAGACGGCAAAAGGCCGGGTAGGGGATTTCTATTACGAACGAAATGTTGTGCTTGAAAAGAAGATAATGGAGACTTCGCAGGCGGCTGATCCGGGGGATATTGAAACAGTATTGCTTCTATTCAATAACCCTGGCGTGATTGTTTTCGGGCCAAATGACATGATTGATTGA